The region GTTTTACTTGGATTTTCATTATTTTATTCAAACAACTTCTTGGGTGTCAGGAATGAAGAACCCCGTTTTACTCCAGCATCTTCTCATCAGAAGCTGATAAAGAAGCCGTCGACTCTATCTTTTGTCCCAGCTTCGACAAATGCTGCACAACATTCGAAGACTGATTGTACGCATTGCTGATGTGCTTATTCAGGACGGAAACTGCTTCTTCTGCCTTCTCATAATCATTCCTCATCGCCTGAAGCGTGGAGAGAATTTCTTTTGCCTGCTTCTGTATACGAGCTCCTTCATGCGAAATCAGAATCGCTTTCAGATATGCATAAAAACTCATCGGAGAAACGGGAATCACCCGCATCTCTGCCGAATAATCATACAGATCTCCGTTATTGATAATTTCGTAATATACGCTTTCGGAAGGCACGTACATCAGCGCATAATCCAGTGTCCCTTCAGCAACAAGAATATATTTTTTTGAAATCGATACTATATGCTTTTTTACATCACGGACAAACTCCTTCTGCAGAAGTTCCTTCTGTGTTTCACCGTTCTCCTCTGCCATTTTCTTAAAGGTGGAAAGCGGAAATTTGGAGTCGATCGAGATAAGTCCCTGGCTGGTTTTGATCACCGCATCCACTCTCTCACCGTTTTTAAATCCGTATTGCAGAGCATAGGTGTCAGACGGCAGTGACTGGGAAAGAAGTTCTTTCAAAACCTGCTCTCCGATATTACCGCGCAGTTTCGGAGACTGGAGAAATTGCTGAAGCTGCTGCATGGAGCGTCCAATCTCTGAAAATTCTCCTATACTTTTTTGCACACCCATCATTGCCTGCGCCGCCTTATCAAGACGGGCGTTGAACATATCCATGTTGTGAGTCAGCTTCTGATCAACCTGACGATTGGATTCGCTCATTTGCTTGAGCCATTGCGTCAGTTCTTCCGAAATTTTAGTTTTTTCTTCAATGCGGTTAAACCACATACGAAGGACTACAAGTATGATGACTGTTGAAATAAGCACGAAAACATAAGGAAGAATATCCATGAAGTACATTATACAGTACTTGTCTTATGCGAAAAGAAGTTGAATGAAGTTAGATCAGACCGTCACTTTCCTGGAAGATTTTCGGTTTCAGATCATTTTCCTCTACAATGTTCCTTTGACCTTCCTGAGACTGAGGAGCTTTTTCGACCTCTTCAAGCTGGCGCTGTTGTTTTTCATCAGGTCTTTGCGGCATTTGCTGAGGCTGTACTGGTTTCTGCATCGGCTGCTGTTGCTGTTGTCCGAAATTCTGGAACGGATTCATCTGCGGGAATGAGGGTCTCTGGCCCATACCGGGTACCATAGGCATCGGTTGCTGTTGCGGACGGGTAAATTGACTCTGTGTCGGTACCATCGGTTTCTTTACTGCTCCTGCACGAAGTAATGTTGCTACTGCTTCAAACGTATCTGCATTGACTGAATATGCGGTAAAGTTGTTGGTTGCTGCCACAACTCCTGCATACAGATTGGTTGCGATATCTTTGTCAAGCTGTGCTTTTATTCCGTCGATTACTTTCAATACAAGCTCAGATGTAGAAGAACTTGTTTTAATGACATAATTGATCATTCCGTATGAATTGTTGATCAGATGTCTGTCGATATTGATGATGGTCTGTCCTTCAAAGTCACGCTGATTTTTCTGGTACAAATCACCGATTGCATTCAAATTCGGAGTGTCTATTGTGATAATAAATTCGATTTTCCCTCCGCTATAAGAGAATTGGACATCTTTCGGTTCAAGTTTTTCATGTCCTTCACGGGGGATAATAACCAGATTGAACCGTTCATTTTTGATATTATAGTCGACCTTATCGATTGCACCTTCTTCATACGGGAATGAAATCACAAGATTGTCTCCGCCCGTATTCAGCTCAGTTTTGATTTTATCAACTCCGACCAAATCACTCTCCGGGACTGCCGAAGCAACAAGAGTCACATTTTTCCCCATTTTGGTAAGAGCCATATAAAGAGCGGTTCCCGCTGCAATGGCGTCTGAGGTGGGTTTGGTAGGAAGCACAATGATACCTGAGTCATTTTTTGCAATGACTTCCTTTATTTGTCCGATTGTTTTTGCAGCATCTTCCGGCTGCTGATTGGTGGGCATCATATCCGTAT is a window of Candidatus Roizmanbacteria bacterium DNA encoding:
- a CDS encoding DNA recombination protein RmuC — encoded protein: MDILPYVFVLISTVIILVVLRMWFNRIEEKTKISEELTQWLKQMSESNRQVDQKLTHNMDMFNARLDKAAQAMMGVQKSIGEFSEIGRSMQQLQQFLQSPKLRGNIGEQVLKELLSQSLPSDTYALQYGFKNGERVDAVIKTSQGLISIDSKFPLSTFKKMAEENGETQKELLQKEFVRDVKKHIVSISKKYILVAEGTLDYALMYVPSESVYYEIINNGDLYDYSAEMRVIPVSPMSFYAYLKAILISHEGARIQKQAKEILSTLQAMRNDYEKAEEAVSVLNKHISNAYNQSSNVVQHLSKLGQKIESTASLSASDEKMLE